In one window of Candidatus Sulfuricurvum sp. RIFRC-1 DNA:
- a CDS encoding polysaccharide deacetylase family protein: MQKYFLTFLLVVGATLFADEPVQWGENVTGVVTTFHTPKKEIALTFDACGGSFRSSQYDEGLINFLSENRIPATLFINSRWIHTNPEIFQKLSANPLFEIANHGTAHRPLSVNGKSIYNIPGTASAEEVAHEINANADLIEKLTGKRPRFFRSGTAYYDEHSVAIAHKNGVEIAGFSVLGDAGATFSASKVTQQLMSSRSGDILLFHMNHPEGGTREGIIEGIAKLQESGFSFVRLSDVKEHLNRLP, encoded by the coding sequence ATGCAAAAATATTTCCTCACTTTTTTACTCGTTGTCGGGGCAACCCTTTTTGCCGATGAACCTGTACAATGGGGTGAAAATGTAACCGGAGTCGTCACGACGTTTCATACGCCCAAAAAAGAGATAGCCCTCACCTTTGATGCGTGCGGGGGAAGTTTTCGCAGTTCCCAGTACGATGAGGGGCTGATCAATTTTCTGAGTGAGAACCGTATTCCGGCTACACTCTTTATCAACTCACGATGGATACACACTAACCCCGAAATTTTCCAGAAACTCTCAGCCAATCCCCTCTTTGAGATTGCCAACCACGGCACCGCACATCGCCCGCTCTCGGTGAACGGCAAAAGTATTTACAACATTCCCGGTACCGCTTCTGCTGAAGAGGTTGCCCATGAAATCAACGCTAATGCCGATCTGATCGAAAAGCTCACCGGCAAACGTCCCCGCTTTTTCCGTTCCGGCACCGCCTATTATGATGAGCACTCCGTTGCCATTGCCCATAAAAATGGCGTCGAAATCGCCGGGTTCAGCGTTTTAGGGGATGCGGGAGCAACCTTTAGCGCATCCAAAGTGACCCAACAGCTCATGAGTTCCCGTAGCGGCGATATTCTCCTGTTTCACATGAACCATCCCGAAGGAGGAACACGAGAGGGGATCATCGAAGGTATTGCTAAACTCCAAGAGAGCGGTTTCAGTTTCGTCCGTCTCAGCGATGTCAAAGAGCATCTCAATCGCCTACCTTAG
- a CDS encoding diacylglycerol kinase, giving the protein MKNKFLETGEHGYHPLRKFRIILSGLRFAVIYDFSVLYKIIISALLLIPVILYKEWIDASLIILATGVMIAGEVFNTAIEAVCDFMETRCNEKIRIIKDIAAAAAGITIFTWVAVLVIELIKVLPHLTN; this is encoded by the coding sequence ATGAAAAACAAATTTTTAGAGACGGGGGAACACGGCTATCATCCGCTGCGAAAATTCAGAATTATCCTCTCAGGTCTCCGTTTTGCCGTTATTTACGATTTTAGTGTTTTATACAAAATCATCATCTCCGCCCTTCTTCTCATTCCGGTTATACTCTATAAAGAGTGGATTGATGCTTCTTTGATCATTCTAGCGACAGGGGTTATGATCGCGGGAGAAGTTTTTAATACGGCGATCGAAGCGGTATGCGATTTTATGGAAACACGCTGCAATGAAAAAATTCGCATTATCAAAGATATTGCAGCCGCAGCCGCAGGAATCACTATATTTACGTGGGTAGCCGTTTTAGTGATCGAATTGATAAAAGTGCTTCCCCATCTTACCAATTGA
- a CDS encoding EAL domain-containing protein, which produces MSHKTSYTKIAAKIIFITMFLTLIAAYFYGEYMKRDAISNLAHVDAKKTSMLVFEALYSAMQRGWNKDDLEEIITRLNGVDEHMKVNVYRSARVAELFGEIEKDKLARESDHDIAKAISGEEVLNISNSEVIEYYYPVVAKNNCLKCHTNAKAGDVLGVIDVSYPIDDLKISLTEMINFFIIFIVIFSFVVFIAIFIELNQYLIKPIKNFSNVIKNITASQDMKKRVEVNDNIEEIDSIKNVFNTMLDSIEHQFYYDTLTGLENRRKLTEKLEENKSVFLMIINIDAFQEINDLYGDHVGDSILIDFALYLKEIIPVKEGIYRLHSDEFAHLCTNGMDINEFKIFVAYISEKIENKSFKIDDKSEVSLSATIGVSHGSEQLLMNADIALKLAKKSKKNFLIYDETMAMAKEYEKNFDWTKRLKKAIEEDKIVPVFQPIVDTKTEKIVKYEALMRMIDDKGEYIAPVHFLELAKKNKLYHQLTKIIIDKTFKRFENLPYLVSINLSVEDILNKEIHHFILRKLEEFSIGKKIVFEIIESEGIENFDQVLEFIESVKKYGVKISIDDFGTGYSNFEYLMKLKVDYIKIDGSMIKNIDNDPSSQMITKSIVNFAKSMNIQTVAEFVHSKNVCEKVKELEVDFSQGYYFGEPSESIRES; this is translated from the coding sequence ATGTCACATAAAACAAGCTATACGAAGATTGCCGCCAAAATTATTTTTATTACGATGTTTTTGACCCTTATAGCCGCCTATTTTTATGGGGAGTATATGAAACGGGATGCGATTAGCAATCTCGCCCATGTAGATGCCAAAAAAACGAGTATGCTTGTTTTTGAAGCCCTTTATTCTGCGATGCAGAGAGGTTGGAATAAAGACGATTTAGAAGAGATCATCACCCGGCTTAATGGTGTTGACGAACACATGAAAGTCAATGTTTATCGAAGTGCAAGAGTGGCAGAACTGTTCGGTGAAATAGAAAAAGACAAGTTGGCCAGAGAATCGGATCACGATATTGCAAAAGCCATTAGCGGAGAAGAAGTTTTAAATATTTCAAACTCTGAAGTGATCGAATACTATTATCCGGTTGTGGCTAAAAACAATTGTCTAAAATGTCATACCAATGCAAAGGCAGGGGATGTATTAGGGGTCATTGATGTTTCGTATCCGATAGACGATTTAAAAATTTCGCTGACGGAGATGATCAACTTTTTTATTATTTTTATCGTAATTTTTTCTTTTGTGGTCTTTATTGCAATTTTTATCGAATTGAATCAGTATTTGATTAAACCGATTAAAAACTTTTCAAATGTCATTAAAAACATAACGGCTTCTCAGGATATGAAAAAACGGGTGGAGGTGAATGATAATATTGAAGAGATCGATTCGATCAAAAATGTGTTTAACACGATGCTCGATTCGATAGAACATCAATTTTATTATGACACGCTAACCGGATTGGAAAATAGGAGAAAGCTGACCGAGAAGCTCGAAGAGAATAAGAGTGTTTTTTTAATGATTATCAACATTGATGCATTTCAGGAGATTAACGATTTATACGGGGATCATGTGGGAGATTCGATTTTAATCGATTTTGCCCTCTATTTAAAAGAGATTATTCCGGTCAAAGAGGGGATATACCGTCTCCATTCGGATGAGTTTGCCCATTTGTGCACTAACGGGATGGATATCAATGAATTTAAGATTTTTGTAGCCTATATCAGTGAAAAAATTGAGAATAAAAGTTTTAAGATTGACGATAAAAGCGAAGTGAGCCTCAGTGCAACGATTGGGGTGTCTCATGGTTCTGAGCAATTGCTGATGAATGCGGATATCGCCCTTAAATTGGCCAAAAAAAGTAAAAAGAACTTTTTAATCTATGATGAAACTATGGCAATGGCAAAAGAGTATGAGAAAAATTTTGACTGGACGAAACGACTTAAAAAAGCGATTGAAGAGGACAAAATCGTACCGGTTTTTCAGCCTATAGTCGATACTAAAACAGAGAAAATCGTCAAATACGAAGCGCTTATGCGGATGATAGATGATAAGGGGGAGTATATAGCTCCTGTCCATTTTTTGGAGCTTGCGAAAAAGAATAAGCTTTATCATCAATTGACCAAAATCATCATTGATAAAACGTTTAAACGGTTCGAAAATTTACCGTATCTCGTATCCATCAATCTTTCGGTGGAAGATATTTTAAACAAAGAGATCCATCATTTTATCCTTAGAAAACTCGAAGAGTTTTCCATCGGGAAGAAGATTGTATTTGAGATTATAGAGTCTGAGGGGATTGAGAATTTTGATCAAGTCCTGGAATTTATTGAGAGTGTTAAAAAATACGGTGTGAAAATTTCTATCGATGATTTCGGGACGGGGTATTCAAATTTTGAGTATTTGATGAAACTCAAAGTGGATTACATCAAGATAGACGGATCGATGATTAAAAATATCGACAATGACCCAAGCTCTCAAATGATTACCAAATCGATTGTCAATTTCGCGAAAAGTATGAACATTCAGACCGTTGCAGAATTTGTACACTCTAAAAACGTGTGTGAAAAAGTGAAAGAGCTGGAGGTCGATTTTTCTCAGGGGTATTACTTCGGAGAGCCCTCAGAGAGTATTCGAGAATCCTAA
- a CDS encoding phosphatase PAP2 family protein → MSFNLKFLSGESWPFSLFLFIAALSIFILLAHYLRNDHVVYFDQTILTWFHAIRHPYLDHFFSTITWMGSLWILLPLYLLLTFTLSPHIEHFEKILGITFWGTVITVYALKFEFERKRPLFFGAINELPLDPSFPSAHTAQITAFALGLSLALIGTQTLYQSVLSSLLLLLVVSVSASRMYLQVHFPTDILAGMLIAFIWAIITGWIVKTGVLG, encoded by the coding sequence ATGTCTTTTAATCTAAAATTTCTCTCCGGCGAATCGTGGCCATTCTCACTGTTCCTCTTTATTGCAGCCTTGAGTATCTTTATTCTCCTTGCTCACTACCTGCGAAACGATCACGTCGTCTATTTTGATCAGACGATTCTGACGTGGTTTCATGCGATCCGTCATCCCTATCTGGACCATTTTTTCTCCACGATCACGTGGATGGGATCGTTATGGATCCTTTTGCCCCTCTATCTTCTATTGACTTTTACCCTAAGCCCCCACATAGAGCATTTTGAAAAAATCTTGGGAATCACCTTTTGGGGAACCGTGATCACCGTCTACGCACTCAAATTTGAATTTGAACGCAAACGTCCTCTTTTTTTCGGAGCGATTAATGAACTTCCTCTCGATCCTTCGTTTCCGAGTGCCCATACCGCTCAGATCACCGCATTCGCCCTTGGGCTTTCTCTGGCGCTCATCGGCACTCAAACGCTCTATCAAAGTGTACTATCCTCACTTCTTTTACTACTTGTTGTGTCCGTTTCCGCCTCACGGATGTACCTCCAAGTCCATTTTCCGACCGATATCTTGGCGGGGATGCTCATCGCCTTCATATGGGCCATTATTACGGGTTGGATTGTTAAAACGGGGGTATTGGGATGA